Part of the Tidjanibacter massiliensis genome is shown below.
CAAGTACCTTGACCGACATGTTCTTGACGATACTCTCTCCGGCCAGGTCGGTCACCGTCACCGAAACATAGGTCGCCCCCAGCTTCAGGCCTTCGACCGTCAGCATGGAACCGCTGACGCTGACCGTAGCCACACTCTCGTCGTTGCTTCTCGCAGCATACGACAGTTCGTCCGCCGGCAGGTCGGGGTCCGTAAAATAATCGCTCAGCTCCACGGCAGTCACGAAAGGCTCCTCTCCCGCAGCATCGGGCAGTTCCACGCCAGGCAGCGGCTTCTGTATCGCCGGCGGACGATTGATATGGTCTATCGTCCGACCCTCGCCGCCGACATAGCCGGACTCGTTTCCGAACCGGTCTATCGCACCGGCCTCAAACACATAGGTCGTCGCATCCGTCAATCCGGAAACCTCGTATTCCAGCGCCTCGCCCGGCGACATCCGACAGGGTATCGTCACGGAGGTCCATGCTCCGGACTCCGCACGCGCCTCCTCGGGGGCATAACGCAGGTTCACGTAAGCGATGCCCATACCGTTCCCGTCGGCGGGCAGGCCCGTAACGGATACCGTCAGCCGCTCCTCCACCGTACCTTCGGCCACTTCGAGCCCTGCCGGGGCTTCGGGCGGCACTCCGGGATTTTCCAGTTCCATCAGGGAAGCATCGACAAGCCCCGCACCGAGCCCCGCCGCAATGTCCGGCCGAGTCTGCCACATATCCACATTGCGGTAACTCCGCAGCAAAATCGTCTTCAGCTCCTCGTTGGTGAAACCGGAAGCATTCGCACCGTAATGCGACACGATGAGGGCTGCTACGCCCGACACATGCGGACAAGCCATGGAGGTACCGCTGTGGTAGGTATAGGTATTGTCCAAGCCGGTGCTGTAAACCTGACCCTGCTGCGGAAATGCCGCATCGCGTTCGCCGGCACCACCGGGAGCGAAGATATCCGCCTCGGTTCCGTAGTTGGAATAGCTCGCCTTCACATAGTCGGCCATCATGGAGGTCACCGTAATGACTCTCGGGTCGTCCGAAGGACATCCCACCTTGGGACTGAATTCATTCCCCGCGGCGAAGATGATGACGCCCCCTTTCATGGGCCCGGTCTGTTCGCCGTCGGGCCCGATACCCGCATTGTCGATAAAATAGTCGAACGCCACCGACATGTCCTCGGGCAGAATATTAATCATGGGATAGTTCCAACTGTTCTGGCTTATCACGGCCCCGTTGTCGGCGGCGTAAACGTAGCCCGTGGGAGTCGCCGTACCATACCCCATATAGTCGTATATCGCACAGGTCATTATCCGCACGCCGTCGCCGTTGCCCGTACCGCCGGCCACACCCGAGACACCGATGCCGTTATCGTTCACGGCAGCGATGGTACCGGCCACATGGGTACCGTGCTCACCGGGCTCCACATCGGGCGACTTCTTGTAGAAATCATAGCCGTGTATATCGTCCCTGTACCCGTTGCCGTCGTCATCCTTGCCGGCCGTACCGTTCAATTCGGCCTCGTTCACCCACATGTTGCCCTGCAGGTCCTCGTGTCCGGAGAAAACTCCCGTATCCATGACGGCGACGATTACCGACGGGTCGCCGGCACCGTACATCTCCCATGCCTCGAACAGCCCGATATCGGCCCCCTCGACAGCGACCGTTTCGCCTTCGGCATTGGTCATCGTACCGTCGTTGTCGTAATGCCACTGCATCTTCAGACCGGGGTCATTGAAAGGCATCTCGCGGGAACTGCCCTCCCAGGAGGAAGGTTCGCTCACCTCCGAAGGCAGCGGATAATCGGCACCGTCCAGTGCGACTATCCGATAAATCGGCTGTGCATGCCGCACGCCGGGCAGTGCAGCAAACTCCTGCTCCGCACGGGATACGGGCACCTCATCGCCGAGCCTGATATCAAACCAGAGATGGAGCCCGTATTTCCGATGACGTTCCTCGAACCGGGGGTCGGTCGGGAACACTTCCCGTATCTCGGTCGCCCCGAGGCCGGCCGCAAGTTCGTCGAGTAGCGGATTGCCCGAATCGGCCTCGCCCCGGGTAAAGACGCCCGTCCGAAGCGGGGCAGCCTCGTCGTCGAGCCTTATCCTCACCCATCCGGGCACAATAACGTTGTTGTCGTAACCGCCGACATCCTCCCCTTTCGGCGGGACATCGGAAACGACGGCATCTCTCGCACACGATGCACAAAGAGCAGCCGCCGCGAGGAACAACAGATTCAAATACCGTTTCATTCGATAGTAGGGTTGGTTGATAAATGTCCGCCGCAGGCAGGATACCCGCACCGACGGCCGTTTGCGAAAATATAAAAAATATGCCACAATATCGTTACCCCTGAAAACAAAATGACCTTCCGCCGCAAATAACCGTCCCGGAGATACCGGTCACAGAAAGACAACGGAGCCGGACCCGACCGGGCCCGGCTCCGCCGTTCCATTCGTCCGGCGGTTCTACCGTTTCATGAAGCTGCCCGTATAGCGGTGACCGTCGTGCTCGACCACGACCGAATAGGCTCCGGGAGCGAGGCCGGACACATCATTGCCGGCTGCCACGCCGTTACCGTCGAGCGTCACGGAGAGATTGCCTACCTGACGGGTGCCGGCATCGTATATCCGAATGCCGGCCGCCCCTCCGGTCGCTCCGCCCACACCGATATTGAGGACATCATCGGCCGGATTGGGATAGAGGCTGATGCTTCCGGCGGGTGTCTGCGGGGCGGTACCGCCTCCGGGATTCGCCGTCACCGTCACCTCGACCGTCCGCGTATCGGATGCTCCGGCGGTATCGGTTCCCGTCACCGTCACCGAAGCGTTGCCCATCTTCAGTCCGGTAACCGTCAGGACATTGCCGTTCACTGCCACGGATACCACATCCGGTGCGGAACTTACGGCCGTATAGGTCAGACCGCCCGTAACGCCGAACAGTTCATCAAGCGCGATGTTTCCGGAGAAAGCGTTCGCACTGTCGGGCAAAGTCACGGTCGTCCCCTCTCCGCTGCCGGCAGGGTCTGCCGTAACGGATACGCCCATATTTTTCGAAATGGACAGTCCTTCACGGTCCTTCACGGTCACGGAGATGAACGTATCGCCCTTCTTGAGGCCGGTCACCTCCAGTATGCCGCCCTCCAATACCTGCGCCGTAGCTACCGAAGCATCGTTGCTTTCGGCCGTAAACGTCAGTTCATCGTTGGGCAGGTCGGGGTCGCTGAAGTTCTCGTTCAAATCCACGGTCGCCGTGAAACTGTTGCCGGAGGGGAGTACCACCCT
Proteins encoded:
- a CDS encoding subtilase family N-terminal domain-containing protein, whose translation is MKRYLNLLFLAAAALCASCARDAVVSDVPPKGEDVGGYDNNVIVPGWVRIRLDDEAAPLRTGVFTRGEADSGNPLLDELAAGLGATEIREVFPTDPRFEERHRKYGLHLWFDIRLGDEVPVSRAEQEFAALPGVRHAQPIYRIVALDGADYPLPSEVSEPSSWEGSSREMPFNDPGLKMQWHYDNDGTMTNAEGETVAVEGADIGLFEAWEMYGAGDPSVIVAVMDTGVFSGHEDLQGNMWVNEAELNGTAGKDDDGNGYRDDIHGYDFYKKSPDVEPGEHGTHVAGTIAAVNDNGIGVSGVAGGTGNGDGVRIMTCAIYDYMGYGTATPTGYVYAADNGAVISQNSWNYPMINILPEDMSVAFDYFIDNAGIGPDGEQTGPMKGGVIIFAAGNEFSPKVGCPSDDPRVITVTSMMADYVKASYSNYGTEADIFAPGGAGERDAAFPQQGQVYSTGLDNTYTYHSGTSMACPHVSGVAALIVSHYGANASGFTNEELKTILLRSYRNVDMWQTRPDIAAGLGAGLVDASLMELENPGVPPEAPAGLEVAEGTVEERLTVSVTGLPADGNGMGIAYVNLRYAPEEARAESGAWTSVTIPCRMSPGEALEYEVSGLTDATTYVFEAGAIDRFGNESGYVGGEGRTIDHINRPPAIQKPLPGVELPDAAGEEPFVTAVELSDYFTDPDLPADELSYAARSNDESVATVSVSGSMLTVEGLKLGATYVSVTVTDLAGESIVKNMSVKVLEERFPEDPPTPIPPEEGVELTEGALTLFPNPAPDALFIGVGGEAGKRADIRVYDSAAREVVRLDGAAFGSEGELKDVIRYDVSGLVPGSYTVRVKLADGRELRSTFVKA